In Capsicum annuum cultivar UCD-10X-F1 chromosome 11, UCD10Xv1.1, whole genome shotgun sequence, one genomic interval encodes:
- the LOC107846875 gene encoding protein NRT1/ PTR FAMILY 2.7 gives MENSVRDVDEATVQSSSAGRKNGGWITFPFIIATMAGLSIASGGWTSNLIVYLINEFNMKSIKAAKVYNVVNGCTTLLPILGGIIADSFVGCFSVIWISSLISAVGILLLLLTAAIDVLRPVACDDGSSLCADPSKHQYVVLYVALGLASLGIAGTRFTIAPMGANQLDKPKHQAIFFDWYIFAFYTSFAISTTAIVYVEDNVSWSWGYGISLACNILGLAIFLVGKRFYRDVREQGGSPFVNLARVVVAAIQKWRVPLSEQTQHYYHDPSNKIPMTTSPVPTESFKFLNCAALITEGDSKSDGSRDPWRLCTVQQVEDLKSLIKLFPLWASGFLISTQLVIQSSLLILQALKMDRHMGPHFEIPASSMLVFILLFTCISIFILDRFLYPFLAKYTRFPLTPLQRIGIGHVITVFSMAVSALVESRRLKLVRSHNLLGKNGAIVPMSVFWLVPQLALNGIGEGFHFPGHLGFYYQEFPASLKNTSTAMVSLFIGIAYYIGNALIDLVQRISGWLPDNINDGRMDNVFWLCCALGSANFIYYLVFASLYKYKNVHDNPNDEPSK, from the exons ATGGAAAATTCAGTAAGAGATGTTGATGAAGCAACAGTCCAGTCCTCTTCTGCAGGTCGAAAGAATGGTGGCTGGATAACCTTCCCCTTTATTATAG CCACCATGGCTGGCTTGTCGATTGCGTCTGGAGGGTGGACAAGCAACCTGATTGTTTATTTGATAAATGAATTCAACATGAAGAGCATCAAAGCAGCTAAAGTGTACAATGTAGTCAATGGCTGCACCACTCTTCTCCCCATTCTTGGTGGAATCATAGCTGACTCTTTTGTTGGTTGTTTTTCTGTCATTTGGATTTCTTCTCTTATCTCTGCTGTg GGTATCTTACTTCTACTATTAACAGCAGCAATTGATGTACTAAGACCTGTAGCATGTGATGATGGATCCAGTCTCTGCGCCGATCCATCAAAACACCAGTATGTGGTATTATATGTGGCTCTGGGATTGGCATCACTAGGGATTGCAGGTACACGTTTTACAATTGCACCCATGGGAGCTAATCAACTTGACAAGCCAAAGCATCAAGCAATTTTCTTCGATTGGTACATATTCGCCTTTTACACGTCCTTTGCTATAAGTACTACAGCCATTGTTTATGTGGAGGACAATGTTAGTTGGTCATGGGGTTATGGCATATCTTTGGCTTGTAACATCCTTGGCTTGGCAATTTTCCTTGTTGGCAAACGTTTCTATCGTGATGTTAGGGAACAAGGAGGTAGTCCTTTCGTTAACTTAGCACGTGTGGTAGTCGCTGCTATTCAGAAATGGAGAGTCCCTCTATCGGAACAAACTCAGCACTACTATCATGATCCAAGTAACAAAATCCCAATGACAACTTCTCCGGTTCCTACGGAATCCTTCAA ATTCTTGAATTGTGCAGCTCTTATTACGGAGGGAGACAGCAAATCAGACGGCTCGAGGGACCCTTGGAGACTATGCACAGTACAACAAGTAGAAGATTTGAAAAGCTTGATCAAACTTTTCCCTCTATGGGCTAGTGGTTTTCTCATATCGACTCAATTAGTCATACAATCGAGTCTGCTAATTCTTCAAGCTCTCAAAATGGATCGCCATATGGGACCTCATTTCGAGATTCCAGCAAGTTCTATGTTAGTCTTCATATTGCTATTTACTTGTATATCCATATTCATCCTTGACCGGTTTTTGTATCCTTTTCTAGCTAAATACACTAGGTTTCCCCTCACCCCTCTTCAGCGTATCGGAATAGGCCATGTAATAACTGTATTTAGCATGGCTGTTTCCGCCCTGGTGGAGTCAAGACGACTGAAGCTCGTTAGATCTCACAACCTCCTAGGCAAAAATGGTGCAATCGTTCCAATGTCCGTCTTCTGGCTAGTGCCACAGCTAGCTCTTAATGGAATCGGAGAAGGATTCCATTTTCCAGGACATCTTGGATTTTATTACCAAGAATTTCCAGCATCCTTGAAGAACACCTCAACTGCCATGGTTTCGTTGTTTATTGGTATCGCATACTACATAGGGAACGCGTTGATTGATCTGGTTCAACGAATATCAGGATGGTTGCCAGACAACATCAACGATGGGAGAATGGATAACGTCTTTTGGCTATGTTGTGCCCTGGGCTCAGCTAACTTCATTTATTACCTCGTGTTCGCCTCCTTGTACAAGTATAAAAATGTGCATGACAATCCAAATGATGAGCCTAGTAAATGA
- the LOC107846956 gene encoding protein NRT1/ PTR FAMILY 2.7, producing MENSASHVDEVVMQSSSARKNGGWITFPFIIATMAGLSLAAGGWTSNLIVFLINEFNMRSIAAAKVFNVVNGLTTIFPILGGIIADSYLGCFSVIWISSLISAMGIFLLLLTAAINALKPLACGDGSNLCTSPSTNQYVFLYVALALASIGIAGTRFTIAPMGAYQFDKPKHQAMFFDWYIFIFYLCWALSTAFIVYVEDNISWTWGYGISVACNILGLAIFLAGKRFYRHVKEQGGSPFVNLARVVVAAIQKWRVPLSEQTQHYYHDPSDKTTLVPTKFFKFLNCAAFITEGDTKPDGSISKPWRLCTVQQVEDLKSLIKLFPLWASGLLISTQLVMQLSLLTLQALKMDRHMGPHFEMPAGSMLVFILLFTCLAIFIIDQLLNPFLAKYTSFTLTPLQRVGIGHSLTIACMAVSALVESRRLRIARSHHLQGKKDAIVPMSVFWLLPQLALNGIGEGFHFPGHIAFYYQEFPTSLKNTSTAMVSLFIGIAFYLGNVLIDLVQRQSGWLPDNINDGRMDNVFWLCCTLGSVNFIYFLVVSYFYKYKNMDSKPNDVASK from the exons ATGGAAAATTCAGCAAGTCATGTTGATGAAGTAGTAATGCAGTCCTCTTCTGCTAGGAAAAATGGTGGCTGGATAACATTCCCCTTTATTATAG CAACCATGGCGGGCTTATCGCTTGCGGCTGGAGGGTGGACTAGCAATTTGATTGTTTTTCTGATAAATGAGTTCAACATGAGGAGCATTGCTGCTGCTAAAGTTTTCAATGTGGTCAATGGATTGACAACAATTTTCCCTATTCTTGGTGGGATCATTGCTGACTCTTATCTTGGATGTTTTTCTGTCATTTGGATTTCTTCACTTATCTCTGCTATG GGTATATTTCTTTTACTATTGACAGCAGCAATTAATGCATTAAAACCTCTAGCATGTGGTGATGGATCCAATCTCTGCACAAGCCCCTCAACAAAccaatatgtatttttgtatgtgGCTCTGGCATTAGCATCTATAGGGATCGCAGGCACGCGTTTTACAATTGCACCCATGGGAGCTTATCAATTTGATAAGCCAAAACATCAGGCAATGTTCTTTGATTGGTACATATTCATCTTTTACTTGTGCTGGGCTTTAAGTACAGCGTTCATCGTCTATGTAGAGGACAACATCAGTTGGACATGGGGTTATGGTATATCTGTGGCTTGTAACATCCTTGGCTTGGCAATTTTCCTTGCTGGCAAACGTTTCTATCGCCATGTTAAGGAACAAGGAGGCAGCCCTTTTGTCAACTTAGCACGTGTGGTAGTCGCTGCTATTCAGAAATGGAGAGTCCCTCTATCAGAACAAACTCAACACTACTACCATGATCCAAGTGACAAAACCACACTAGTTCCTACCAAGTTCTTCAA GTTCTTGAATTGTGCAGCTTTTATTACTGAGGGAGACACCAAACCAGACGGCTCGATTAGTAAACCTTGGAGATTATGCACAGTGCAGCAAGTAGAAGATTTGAAAAGCTTGATCAAACTTTTCCCTCTATGGGCTAGTGGTTTACTAATATCCACTCAACTGGTCATGCAATTGAGCCTGCTAACCCTTCAGGCTCTCAAAATGGATCGCCATATGGGACCTCATTTCGAGATGCCAGCAGGTTCTATGTTAGTCTTCATATTGCTATTCACTTGTTTAGCCATATTCATTATTGACCAACTACTAAACCCTTTCCTAGCTAAATACACAAGCTTTACTCTCACCCCTCTTCAGCGTGTTGGCATAGGCCATTCGCTAACTATAGCGTGCATGGCTGTATCCGCACTGGTTGAGTCTAGGCGACTGAGGATTGCTAGATCACACCATCTCCAAGGTAAAAAGGATGCCATCGTCCCAATGTCCGTCTTCTGGCTACTACCACAGCTAGCTCTAAATGGAATTGGAGAAGGATTCCATTTTCCAGGACATATCGCATTTTATTACCAAGAATTTCCAACATCCTTGAAGAATACCTCAACCGCGATGGTTTCATTGTTTATTGGTATCGCGTTCTATCTGGGGAACGTGTTGATTGATCTGGTTCAAAGACAATCAGGATGGTTGCCTGACAATATCAATGATGGGAGAATGGACAATGTATTCTGGCTATGTTGTACCTTAGGATCAGTAAACTTCATTTATTTCCTCGTGGTTTCCTACTTTTACAAGTACAAAAATATGGACAGCAAACCAAATGATGTGGCCAGTAAATGA
- the LOC107848029 gene encoding extradiol ring-cleavage dioxygenase, giving the protein MGICRTSYPINNQLYDQNFDQKSNSEIEEIEILDMSCPASLPLKETFFISHGSPTLSIDESLPARHFLKGFREKCMSHHEKPNSILVISAHWETSEPTVNSVRGRHDTIHDFYGFPKPMYQLKYPAPGSPELAKRVKDVLMASGFPTVYEDKKRGLDHGAWVPLMLMYPEADIPVCQLSVQPHRDGTYHYNLGKALASLKDEGVLIIGSGSATHNLRALSSSKNIASWALEFDGWLKDALLSGRYQDVNNYDMKAPHAKVAHPAPEHIYPLHVALGAAGEGVKGDLIHHSWDLGSLSYASYKFSSLNRSS; this is encoded by the exons ATGGGAATTTGCAGAACATCGTACCCAATAAATAACCAATTATATGaccaaaattttgatcaaaaatcaaattcagaaattgaagaaattgaaattttagatATGTCTTGCCCTGCATCTTTACCTTTGAAGGAAACATTTTTCATATCACATGGATCACCAACACTTTCAATTGATGAATCTTTACCAGCAAGGCATTTCTTGAAAGGCTTCAGAGAAAAATGTATGAGTCATCATGAGAAACCAAATTCAATTTTGGTTATTTCAGCTCATTGGGAAACTTCTGAACCAACTGTTAATTCTGTACGTGGTAGACATGATACTATTCATGACTTTTATGGTTTTCCTAAACCCATGTATCAG CTCAAGTACCCTGCTCCAGGATCTCCAGAATTAGCAAAAAGAGTGAAGGATGTTCTCATGGCATCTGGGTTCCCAACAGTTTACGAGGACAAAAAACGTGGTCTGGACCATGGTGCATGGGTCCCTCTCATGCTCATGTATCCAGAAGCGGACATTCCAGTCTGCCAGCTTTCGGTCCAGCCCCATAGGGATGGTACTTATCATTACAACTTGGGAAAAGCATTGGCCTCTCTCAAGGATGAAGGTGTCCTCATAATTGGTTCTGGATCTGCTACTCACAACTTAAGGGCTCTCAGTTCATCCAAGAATATTGCTTCGTGGGCTTTAGAGTTTGATGGTTGGCTTAAGGACGCCCTTCTCAGCGGAAG GTATCAAGATGTCAATAACTATGACATGAAGGCACCACATGCAAAAGTTGCACACCCAGCGCCCGAGCACATCTATCCGTTACATGTAGCGCTAGGTGCTGCCGGTGAAGGTGTAAAGGGAGATCTTATTCACCACAGCTGGGATCTTGGTTCACTTTCTTATGCTTCCTACAAGTTTTCGAGCCTAAATCGGTCTTCATAG